The sequence GTTACTTGTTCAAGGAGTAGTATTCTTTGCTCTTTATTATACTATCTTCACTTTTGCTATTAAGAAGTTTAATTTAAAAACTCCTGGTAGAGAAGATGATGATGATACTGAAACTATTAAAAATTTCTCTGGTAAAAAAACTTCTAATACTGAATTAGCTGATTTACTTTTACCTCTTTTAGGTGGAAAAGAAAACCTAGTTTCTGTTGATTACTGTACTACTAGATTAAGATTAGAAGTTAAAGATAGTTCTATAGTAAAAGATGCAGATATTAAAAAATTAGTTCCTGGTGTTTTGAAACCGAATAAAACTAATGTACAAGTTATTGTTGGAACTCAAGTTGAATTTGTTGCTGAAGCCTTAAAGAAATCAATATAGATCAAAATCAAAACAGCCTTCTATAATTAGAAGGCTGTTTTTTAATTAAATTTTAATTTCATTTTTATATGTTCTATTCCTTCTTCTATATACATCTTTGTAACTGCTCTAAATCCTAAAGATTCATAAAACTTTTTCAAATAAAATTGAGCTGATATAGTTATTTCTTTTTCTTTTAAATCATTTTTTATATAATCAATAGCTTTTTCCAACATTTTTCTTCCTATTTGTCTTTTTCTCTCTGATTTTAAAACTAAAACTCTTCCTATTGACATAGTTTCATAAGAAACTCCTGCTTGTATTATTCTTAAATAACCTATAATTTCATCATTTTCTTTCACCATTAAATGATATGATTTATAATCCTTATTATCTAAATCATTATATAAAATTTCTTGTTCCATAACAAAAACTTCTGCTCTTACTTTTAATATTTCATATAATTCAATACTTGTTAATTCTCTAAATTCTTTTATTATTACTTCCATTTTAAACACTCCTTTTATATTTTAATAAATTAATAATTTTTCCTGATATAATTAAATAAACTATACTAGACAAAGCTGACATTTTCCCTAAAAATATTATCGTTAAAAAAATTACTAGAATATCTAAAATTATTAAACTAGTACCTATCTTAACAGCATATATTTTTTCTAGAATTTGCGAAATAATTAAAGTTCCACCTGTATTCCCATCTAATAATATTATAAAACCTATTATAACCCCTGATAAAATTGAACCTAATAATATTCCTAAAATATTATTCTCTCCAATAAAAAGCTGTAGATTTTTTATTTGAAAATATTTTTCTACTAAGAATATATTTAATGAAAGAACAGTAATACTATAAAATAAATTTTTAGTATAATTTTTACCAAATACGTAAAATCCTCCTATAAAAATAGGTATATTTAATAATATATAAGCTATTGCTACAGGAATTTTAAAAAGATAATATATTATTAAAGCCAACCCCGTTGTTCCCCCTGATATTAACTTTAAAGGAACTATAACATTAACAATTACAAAGGCTAGTAAAATTAAATTTAAATTTAATTTTATATACGTTCTTAGATTTTTATTTAAAATTTTATACTCCCTCCTTTTTTTATAACTTCTTCCCATAAATTTCTAGTATTTTTTCTCATCTTTATGAGTAGAGATAAAAGCTCTCGTTTTTCTTTTTCACTTAATCCTTGTGTTGTTATTTCTACTAAGGCTTCTTCATTTTTTCTTAATAATTCATAAATTTCTCTTCCTTTTTTTGTACAATATAATTTAAATTCTTTTTTATTATCCTCTTCCTTTCTTTTTTCCACAAGACCATTATCAACTAATTTTTTTACAGATTTTGCTGTTGTACTTCTTTCTACACTTAAAACTTCTGCTAATTTTTCTTGAATAATTCCCGGATATTCAAAGATTCTAACTAAATAAAGATTTTGACTTTTTGATAAATTAAAAGCTTTAAACTCTTTTTCATCTATAGTAGCTATACTTCTAGAGATTGTTCCTATCTCTCTTAAAATTTCCTTCACTTATATCCCTCCCATATAATTATATGCTTTATATTAACTTATTTTTATTGAAAAGTCAATAAAAATAGTTGAATTTTCAATAAAAAAATAATTTCTTTTATAAGATAACATGTGTTATAATATGATGACTATTAATTTAAAGGAGGATATATGCTTATAACTTTGAAAAACAACAAACAATTAAATATTGATATTACTGGAACAGGTGAAAACATTGTCTTTATACATTCTTTTCTTTGGGATAATAAAATGTGGACCCCTCAAGTTGAAGAACTTTCTAAAAATTATACATGTATAAATATTGATTTATGGGGACATGGCTTATCTGATTCTTTAGAAGACACTGAAGAATATTCTTTAGAACATCTTGCAAATGACATAAAAGAAGCTTTGAATATTTTAAATATCAAATCTTATACTTATATTGGACTTTCAGTTGGTGGAATGCTTGGACCTATTCTTTATTCTCTAGATAAAGATAAAATGAAAAAACTGATAATTATGGATAGTTATGTTGGACTAGAATATGAAAATACTAAAGCCTTATATTTTCAATTACTAGAAAAAGTTAAAGAGAATGAAAAAGTTACTTCTGAACTAGCTGATAAAATTGCCCCTATGTTTTTTGCACCTGAAAATACAGCACGTGGTTTCCAATTATTAAAAGATTTTTATAATCACTTAATAAACATTAATAAAAAAAATATTAATACTATTGTTGCTTTAGGACGAGGAATTTTTGGAAGAAAAGATGCTCTTCAATTATTAAAAGTAATTAATATTCCTACTTTGTTTATGGTTGGAGAATTCGATATTCCTAGACCAAAAAAAGAATCAATTGAAATGAAAGAACTTGTTAAAAATTCTAAATTATCAATTGTCCCCCGTAGTGGTCATATATCTAACCTTGAAAATATTGAATTTGTAACAAAAGAATTTAAAAAGTTTTTATAAAAAAAAGTCATTGCTTGCAATGACTTTTTTTAAATACTTTTATATGTTATAATAAATTTTAGTAGTTAGTTTTAACTTACTACTAAAAAAATGATAAAATGAATAATATAATAAAAGGAGTATCTCATGAAAAAAAAGGCAATATTATTCTTACTACTTTCTAGTATAAGTTTCAGTAAAAATTTAGACTTAGACATTATGTTGAAAGATGTTTCTAATAATTCTTATGAAAAAAACATTTATAATATAGAACAAGAAAAAAGTGAAATTAATAAAAAATTTTATAAATTAGATAATTACAATGGAATTAAAGGTAGTTCTGAAACTACTTACTATAGAGAAGACCAATTATATAAAACAGAAGGAAATCTAACCTTTGGAGATTTTTATATTAATGGTACGAAAAAAGAAAAAGAAGAATCTGATTTAGTTATTGGTATCAATAAAAATATTAAAGATATGCTTTATTCAGAAAATGATAAAAATTTAAATAATACTTTAATTGATAAAAAAATAAATACATTAAATTATTTTAATAATTTAGAGAAAAAGAAATTAAATTTAATTGATCTTTATAAAGAATATAAAAATATTGAATTTGAAATTGAAGCTAAAAGAAATGGTGTAAAAACTCTAAAAAGTGAAGAAAAAATATTGAAAGAATCTTTCAACTTAGGAAAAAGTTCTAAAATTGACTTAACCTCTGCAAAAATAAATCGAGAAAATCTTGAAATAGAATTAGAAAATTTAAAAAGAAAAAAAATCAAACTGCAAAAAAGATTTTTTTATGATTTTAAAATTAAAATAGAAGGAAATACTTTAAAAGAAATACCTAAAAAAATTAATAATTTTGAGTATTTTTTAAATAATATTGGAAAGAAAGACTTAAATATTTTAAATCTTGAAAAAGATAAAATAAAAGAAAATATTAAATATTTAAAATATAATGATAAATATCCTGATATTTCCATAGGATTGGAACACGATTTTGGTTCTAGAGAAGAAGAAGTTAAAGAAAATAGAATTTATTTAAAAATATCAAAAAATTTATTTTATTATGACAATAACTTAGAAAATGAAAAATTTAATTACAAAGAGAAAATATTACACATAACTGAACAAAAAAATAAAAATAATTCTGAAATTTTAAAAATCCAAGAAGAATATGAAAATTTTAATAAAGAATATAAAATAAACAAAAATAAAGCAATATTAGAAAAAAATAAATATGAAATTAAAAAATTAGAATATAAACTTGGTAAGATAAAGTATTTAGATTTAATAGATAGTTTCAATGATTTTTTAACATATACAATTGATGCTGAAAAATCTAAAAATGATTTAAATGCATATATTTATAAAGTAATAATTAGAGGAGACTATAATGAAAATAAATAAAAAAACAATTGGAATATTTTTAATAATTACAGCTATAGGAGGAGGCCTTTTCTTTAAATTTCATTTTCATTCTAAAAATTTGAAATCTTATGAAGTTTTAAAAATAAATATTGGAAATGGAAAAGGATATATTAATGCCTCTGGAAAAGTTGAAGCTAATGATACTAAAGATGTTTTTGTGGATAAAAAATTAAAAGTGGACGAAGTTTTTATTCAAGAGGGCGATTTTGTAAAAAAAGGTCAGCTACTTATGACATTTGATGACACCCAAAGAAATAATATTAAAAGAAATTTAGAAAGAAAAAAAATTAAATTAAACAGAGAAAAAAGAAATTTAAAAATAATTGAAAAGCTCTATGAAATTGGAGGTAGCTCTACTAATGAAGTTAAAGATTTAAAAGAAGATATCAGATTATTAGAAATTGATATTGAAGAATATAATGAAGATTTATCTAAAACTGCTGAAAAAATATTAAGTCCTGTAAGCGGTACTATTTCCTCTTTAAAAGCTCAAGAAAATTATTTAGTTGATACTGACCAAGCTCTTTTAAAAATTATGGATCTTTCAAATATAAAAATCATTTTAGAAATTCCTGAATATGATATTAAAAACATTCATTTAAATCAAGAATTAATTTTAAAACCTGAAGTTTTTGAAAATAAAAAAGAATTTAAAGGAAAAATTACTAAAATAGCAAAGGTTTCCAAAAGCTCTTCCATAACATCTGAAAATATTGTAGAAGTAGAAGTTATGCCTTTAGAAGAAATTCCAGATATTGTTCCTGGATTTAAAGTTTCTGCAACTATCTATTTAGATGAAAACAAAGATAAAATAATTATTCCTAAAACTTCCATACTAGAAGATAATAAAAAATATTATGTATTTTCTGTGAATAAAAATGGAATTTTATCTAAAAAATATATCAAAATAAAATCTTTAGAAGGAGATAAAGTTATTGTCTTAAATGGTTTAAATATCGGAGAGGATATCTTAGAAACTCCATATGAAAATTTAAAAGAAGGAGATAAAATTTTACCTTCTAATAAATCAGGAGGTGAAGCTAAAGATGATCATAAAGGTAAAAAATCTAAATAAATACTATAAAAATGGTGATAATTCTCTGCACGCTCTTAAAGATATTTCTTTTAATATAGAGAAAGGAGAATTTGTAGCTATTATGGGAAGCAGTGGAAGTGGAAAATCTACTATGATGAACATTTTAGGATGTCTTGATAAAGAGTTTCAAGGAAAATATATTTTAGATAATATTGATGTTTCTTCTGTAAAAGAGGATAAACTTTGTAAAGTTAGAAATTCTAAAATTGGTTTTGTTTTTCAAGCCTTTAATTTACTTCCAAAACTATCTGCTTTAGAGAATGTAGAACTTCCCCTAGTTTATTCTGGTATTCATAAAACTAAAAGAGAAGAAAAAGCAAAAAAAGTATTAGAAAAAGTGGGTCTAAAAGAAAGAATGTATCACAAACCTAATGAACTTTCTGGAGGTCAGAGGCAAAGAGTTGCTATTGCTAGAGCTTTAGTTAATGATCCTGCTATTATTTTAGCTGATGAGCCTACTGGAAATTTAGATAGTGTCTCTGAAAATGAGATTATGAATTTCTTCAAAGAATTAAACGAACAAGGAAAAACTATAGTAATTGTCAGCCATGAACCTGAAGTTGCTAAATTTTGCAAAAGAATTCTTCTCTTTAAAGATGGGGAAATCATAAAAGATGGTGATAGCAAATGAATTTTATAGAAAGTTTTAAAAGCGCTATAAAAAGTTTAACAGGAAATAGAGCTAGATCATTTTTAACAATGCTTGGTATAATTATTGGAATAACATCTGTAATTACAATGTCTGCAATAGGAAAAGGTGGGCAAGAAAATATTACTGGTAAATTAAAAGAAGGAGGATATGGTAAATTTACAGTTTTTGTGGATAAGGGAGCTAAAAATTTTAGATGGAAATATCTTTTTGATGATGTCCTAATTAAAAAAATTAAAGATACCGGAGAATTTAAAGATGTCACTCCTTATGTTAGAGATAGAGTTTATTCTAAAATCGGAGATAATTTTAGTAGAGTATGGTTTACTGCTTCTACTCCTTCAGTTGAAGATATTGACAAAGTTGAAATGATTGCAGGAAGAAATTTTTTAAGTTTTGAATATAAAAACGCTGAAAAAGTTGCTATAATAGATGATGTTACAGCTATTAATTTATATGGTTCTATTGATAATGCTCTAGGGAAAGAATATAATATTTTTAAAAATAGGAAGTCTGCTAGTATCATTTATGAAATTGTAGGTGTTTATAAAAATCCTTTCAAAGAATTTGCAAATGCAATGGGAGGACTTCGAATTCCTAGATTTATAAGATTTCCATTATCAACATATGACCGAATTTATAACCTAAAAAATGCTGGTTCTTATGAAGAAATATTAATTGAATCAAAAAATCCTGAAGAAGCAAAAAATAGTATGGTAAAGTCAAAAGAAATTCTAGAAAACATTATTGGCATTAAAGATTTATATGAAGTAGAAGCTCTTGCTCAAGGATCTTCATCTTTTGATAACATACTTAGTACTCTTAATATTTTTGTAACATTTGTAGCTGGTATTTCTCTTTTTGTAGGAGGAATTGGAGTTATGAATATAATGCTTGTCAGTGTTATTGAAAGAACAAAAGAAATTGGAATAAGAAAAGCTATTGGAGCTACAAACAAGGATATCCTACTTCAGTTTTTAATAGAATCTGTTATCCTTACAGGACTTGGAGGAATCATTGGAATTATATTAGGTTTTTCTCTAGGAGAAATCATTGGAAAAATCATTGGAATACCTCCTTTATTTACACTTAGTTCAATTGTTATATCTCTTTTAGTATCAACATTTATTGGAATTATTTTTGGAGTAATTCCTGCAAAAAAAGCAGCAGAACTTAATCCAATTGAAGCTCTAAGAGCTGATTAAATAAAGGGGGAACTATGGAAAATTTTAAATATTACACACCTACTAAAATCATTTTTGGAAAAGATAGGGAAAAAGAAGTTGCAAAACTTTTAAAAGAATTTAATGGAAAAAAAATATTAATTCATTACGGAGGAGGAAGTGTTATTCGTAGTGGACTACTTGATAAAGTAAAAAATTATTTAAAGGAAGCCAATATCCAATATATTGAACTAGGAGGAGTAAAACCTAATCCAAGACTATCTTTAGTTAGAAAAGGAATTGAGCTTGGAAGAAAAGAAAATATTGATTTCATTTTAGCTATTGGAGGAGGAAGTGTTATTGATTCTGCCAAAGGAATAGGATATGGAATGATGTTAGACCATGATGTTTGGGATTTATATTCTAAAAAAGAATTTTCTAATAAATGTATGCCTATAGGAGTTATCTTAACTATGGCTGCTGCTGGAAGCGAAATGAGTCCTAGTAGTGTTATAACTAATGAAGATGGATGGCTTAAAAGATCATTTAGTATTGATAATGCTAGACCTAAGTTTGCTATTTTAAATCCTGAATTAACTTTTACATTACCTGAATATCAAAGTGCTAGTGGAATTGTGGATATTATGATGCATACAATGGAAAGATATTTTTCACCTGTTGGAAATATGAAAATAACAGACGAAATTGCTGAAGGTTTACTTAGAACAGTTATTGAAAATGCTCCTAAAGTTATAAAAAATCCAAAGGATTATAAAAGCAGAGCTGAAATCATGTGGGCTAGTTCTCTTTCTCACAATGGACTTACAGGTTGTGGGGGTATTGGAGACTGGTCTTCACATCAATTAGAACATGAACTTGGAGGATGTTATGATGTTGCTCATGGAGCTGGACTGTCTGCTGTTTGGGGATCTTGGGCTAGATATGTTATGAACGAAAATCCTAAAAGATTTGCTGACTTTGCAACTAAAGTTTTTAATATAGAAAACTGTGGTGATAAAGAAACAGCTATATTAGGAATTAAAGCTATGGAAACTTTTTATAAAAGTATAAATATGCCTATTTCATTAAAAGAACTTGGATTAAATTTATCAGAAGAAGATTTACATATGTTAGCTAACAAATGTAGTTTTAATGGAAAAAGAACTATTGGTTCTTTCAAGAAATTGTTCGAAGAAGATATGTTTAATATTTATAAAAATTCAAGATAATATAAGAGCCTCCTAATAGGAGGCTTTTATTAATTATTTATTTAAATTATATTTTTTTAAATCTTTAACTCTTTTTGCTTTTTGACTAACTCCTAATATTCCTGCTTTATCAAAAGAACCTCTAAGTTTTAAATGATCTTCATCAATTAATTTAGCACTACCATGATAACGCTTCCCATGCCAGGAATCATATACCCATCCACCTTTTAATTTTCCTTTTTTCTCATATAAATCACCTACTATTTGAAGTCCCATAACTTTTCTTGATTTTACTCTTAATTTCTCATCAGGATTATTTCTGTCATATTGTTCAATCCCTTCCATTTCATCACCTTTTGGATAGCATATATCTTTTAACCAAACAACATGTCCCACATATTCTTCTTGTTTAGTTTTATCTATTTTAATGATAAACTTTCCTTCATTCATCATCCAATATCCTTCATATCCTTTTTTTGCAAAAACAACTGTACTAAGCAAAAATAATAAACATATTAATTTTTTCATAATCCCTCCATTAATTAAAGTTTTCTTCTACAACAAGCCACAATTTTTTCAAACCTCTTATCTCAAATAAAGATTTTAAAATCTTTATTCCTAATTTTCTATCAACAGGATAACCTATGTTTTCTAAATCTTTAAAACTTTCTAAAGCATATTCTAATATTTCATATAAATATTCTTTTGTTGACTTATCATTTAGTATGTCTATCTCACTTGCTTCTTTTTCTAAAATAGAGTACTTTTCCATAAAAAAAGCAATTCCTAAATTTATTTTTCTTTCATCATAATCTTCTTTCATATCACACAAATCATCTAATCCTTGAAGAGATAACCCTAATTTATATAAAGAATCTAAGCATCTATTTATATTCTTATCATTTTCTAAATATTTAGGAGCTATTAAACCAATCTTTAATAATTCTCCTCCTATTCCACTATGAATTTCATTAAAAATATATTTATAACTAGGATATATTTCATATAAGGAACAATCTCTTAGTCCTTCACTTTTAGCTATAATATGTATCTCTTCTAATATTTTATAGCTTATACCTCTTTTTTCTTCATCTAAACTATTTAAAATATCTTCTAAATTTTTATAGAGAAACAATGTCAATAATGTATTTTCTGTTACATGTTCACTTATACCTTTTAGAAATATTGTTCCTTTTTTTTCATCATCAATAATATTATCTGTACAAGTAATTATTCCTCTTAAATAAAAAATACATTTTCCATATTTAATCTTATTTTCTTTAGGAATATCTAAAAATTCTATTAAACTTAACATAAATAATGTGAAAAAATTCTTTCTTATATTTTCTTTCATAGAACTTCTTTTTATTTCAATATCTTTATAAAAAGAAATTTTTGAAATATCATTTTCTATTTCATCCATAATTAAAGAATAGATTTTACTTGATTCCTTAAATAAATCTTTTAAATCTTTCTCCACTTTCTTTAGTTTTATATTATCTAACATTTTTTTTAACATAAGACCTCTTTTTATTTATTTTATTTTGTAATTCATTATACCACATTTATCTAAAATTAATTAAAATAAGTATTAGCTTTTTTATTTAAAATGCATTATAATTATTATAGTGATACAATTTTCAAAGGAGGATTTATATGGGATTATTTGATGGACTTTTTAAAGAAAAATCATCTACTGTTAATAATGACAAAGAGCTTAAAGAAATTACTAACCTAAATAATATAATAGTTGACAAAGATTTAAAAATTGAAAAATTAGAGGGTGAATTAACCACTTTAAAAAATGAAACTCTTTCACCTAAACAAGTTCATATTATGGAAAAAAATTTAAAATCTTCCAGAGAAACTAATAGTACTTTAGAACAAGAAGTTATAAGATTAAAAAAGGAAATTGAAAAATTAGAATCAGAAATTTCTAATAGTAACGTTTCTTTTGACAATATTTATAAAAATTTAATTAACAATAAATTTATTTATAAACTAGGAATTGACAATTTTTTTAAAACCGTTAAATTTGAAGAAGTTCGTAATTTTTTAACAAATAACAACATCTTATTTATTCAAGATTTGGAATCTTTTCCTGCTCTTGAAGATATTTTAAAAATTAAAAATGGACGTTTAGCTTTAAAAAAATATGAAAAGTTAAAAAAAGGAATTGTTCCTTGGGATTTAAGAATTTTCCTTTGTAAAGGAGAAAAAATTCAAAAAATATATAAAAATAAAAGAAAATTTATAACTTATCTTAACGAACATAATATTGAATTTATGGATGATATGAATGATTTTGATTTTGAATCATTAATTGTAAAAGGTGGCTTTCCAAAAAAAGCTGTTGAAGAATTTAAAATCTTAACCGACAACTATTTCAACGAATTCAAATTATAAAATAATTAAAAATTAGGAGTATACAAATGAAAAATATTTTAATTGGTGTTTGTGGTGGTATTGCTGCTTACAAATCCGCTAACATAATTTCAAAATTAAAGAAAAAAGGTTATAATGTTAAAGTAATTATGACTAAAAATGCTACTGAAATAATCACTCCACTTACTTTAGAAACTCTTTCTAGAAATAAAGTTTTTATTGATATGTGGGATAAAAATAGAGGATTTGAAGTTGAACATATATCTCTTGCTGAATGGGCTGATCTTTGCCTTATTGCCCCTGCTACTTACAATATTGTAGGTAAAATTGCTAATGGAATTGCTGATGATATGTTATCAACTGTTGTTTCAGCTTGTACTTGTGATAAATTTATTGCTCTTGCTATGAATGTAAATATGTATAATAATCCTATTTTAAAAGAAAATATTGAAAAATTAAAAAAATATAACTATAAATTCATTGACTCTGATGAGGGATTCTTAGCTTGCAACGCTAATGCTAAAGGACGTTTAAAAAATGAAGATGAAATTGTTAATATTATTGAAAATTATTTTTTAAATAAAAAGAAAAAGAAATTACTAAAAGGAAAAAAACTTCTTTTAACAGCTGGGAGAACTGAAGAGCCACTAGATCCTGTCAGATATTTCAGCAATAACTCAAGTGGTAAAATGGGTTACTCTATTGCTATTCAAGCAATTAATTTAGGAGCTGAAGTAACTTTAATTTCTGGACCTACTAATCTTGATATTCCTGAGGGATTAGCTGAATTTGTACAAGTTAAAACAGCACAGGAAATGTGTGATGAAGTTTTAAAAAGATTTGATAATATGGATATTGGAATTGGATGTGCTGCTGTTGCTGACTACAAGCCTAAAGTTTGTGCTAATCAAAAAATAAAGAAAAATACTGATGAACTTGTTATTACTTTAGATAAAAATCCAGATATTCTTTATAACATGGGACTTAGAAAAGAAAAACAAGTTTTAGTGGGATTTGCTGCTGAAACTGAAAATATAATTGAAAATGCAACTAAAAAACTTAAAAAGAAAAATCTTGATATGATTGTTGCAAATAATGCTCATAATATGAGAAGCTCTAACAATGCTGCCACATTTATAAAAAAAGATGGAAGTATGAAAGAATATGAAGAAAAACCTAAGTTTGATCTTGCTTTTGATATTTTAACAGAGGTAGGGAATATAATTTCTAAATAAAAAGTTATTGACATATTCTAATAACTACTATATTATAATATGAGATTAATAATAAAGGAGTTTAGGAAATGAAATTTTATCAAACAACAGGTACTTGTGCAAAAGAAATTGGTGTAATTGTGAAAGACAATATTATTGAAGAAGTTAAATTTGTAGGTGGTTGTGACGGTAATACGAAAGGACTTTCTAGCCTTTTAAAAGGAATGAAAGTAGAAGAAGTCATTACTAGATTAAAAGATATCACTTGTAGAACTAAACCTACTTCTTGTCCTGATCAACTTGCTAAAATATTAGAAGAAAACTATAGATAATAAAAAAATCCCTTATTAAAGGGATTTTTTTATTGCATCAACTGGACAACTAATTTTGCACGATCCACATTCATCACAATACTTAGAATTTATAAAATATTTATCTTCATGAACTATAGCATCAAAAGAACAAATTTCTAAACATTTTCCACAACTAATACATTTTTCAGCATCTATAATTAATCCTGCTTCTTTATACTCCATTCCTCCAATAGAAAAACGTTCTCTTTTTATTTTATAATCTAATTTTTCTTTTGCAAAAT is a genomic window of Fusobacterium sp. JB019 containing:
- the coaBC gene encoding bifunctional phosphopantothenoylcysteine decarboxylase/phosphopantothenate--cysteine ligase CoaBC, giving the protein MKNILIGVCGGIAAYKSANIISKLKKKGYNVKVIMTKNATEIITPLTLETLSRNKVFIDMWDKNRGFEVEHISLAEWADLCLIAPATYNIVGKIANGIADDMLSTVVSACTCDKFIALAMNVNMYNNPILKENIEKLKKYNYKFIDSDEGFLACNANAKGRLKNEDEIVNIIENYFLNKKKKKLLKGKKLLLTAGRTEEPLDPVRYFSNNSSGKMGYSIAIQAINLGAEVTLISGPTNLDIPEGLAEFVQVKTAQEMCDEVLKRFDNMDIGIGCAAVADYKPKVCANQKIKKNTDELVITLDKNPDILYNMGLRKEKQVLVGFAAETENIIENATKKLKKKNLDMIVANNAHNMRSSNNAATFIKKDGSMKEYEEKPKFDLAFDILTEVGNIISK
- a CDS encoding TIGR03905 family TSCPD domain-containing protein, whose product is MKFYQTTGTCAKEIGVIVKDNIIEEVKFVGGCDGNTKGLSSLLKGMKVEEVITRLKDITCRTKPTSCPDQLAKILEENYR